The following proteins are co-located in the Vigna unguiculata cultivar IT97K-499-35 chromosome 9, ASM411807v1, whole genome shotgun sequence genome:
- the LOC114162523 gene encoding mitochondrial uncoupling protein 4-like, giving the protein MTVKGFFEGGVASIVAGCSTHPLDLIKVRMQLQETHILRPAFALHAPTPVPPPPPSGPISVGVRIVQAEGVAALFSGVSATMLRQTLYSTTRMGLYDVLKRHWTDPEQGTMPLSRKITAGLIAGGIGAAVGNPADVAMVRMQADGRAPAAERRNYKGVFDAIRRMSNQEGVGSLWRGSALTVNRAMIVTASQLASYDQFKETILGNGWMEDGLGTHVAASFAAGFVASVASNPIDVIKTRVMNMKVGAYNGALDCALKTVRAEGPLALYKGFIPTVSRQGPFTVVLFVTLEQVRKLLKGF; this is encoded by the coding sequence ATGACTGTAAAAGGTTTTTTTGAAGGTGGCGTTGCTTCCATCGTTGCAGGTTGCTCCACCCACCCACTCGACCTCATCAAAGTTCGCATGCAGCTTCAAGAAACGCACATCCTCCGCCCTGCGTTTGCGCTTCACGCGCCCACTCCAGTGCCACCTCCGCCTCCTTCCGGTCCTATATCCGTCGGCGTCAGGATCGTCCAGGCGGAGGGCGTCGCCGCGCTCTTTTCCGGCGTGTCCGCCACCATGCTCCGCCAGACGCTGTACTCCACCACCCGTATGGGTCTCTACGACGTGCTCAAGCGCCATTGGACCGACCCCGAGCAGGGCACCATGCCCCTCTCGCGAAAGATAACGGCGGGCCTGATCGCCGGAGGGATCGGCGCAGCAGTGGGGAACCCCGCCGACGTGGCCATGGTGCGCATGCAGGCCGATGGGCGGGCTCCGGCGGCGGAGCGGCGCAACTACAAGGGCGTGTTCGACGCGATACGGCGCATGAGCAACCAGGAGGGGGTTGGCAGCTTGTGGCGCGGCTCAGCGCTTACGGTGAACCGCGCGATGATCGTGACGGCTTCTCAGTTGGCCTCGTACGACCAGTTTAAGGAAACTATCCTCGGAAACGGGTGGATGGAGGATGGGCTTGGGACCCACGTGGCAGCAAGTTTTGCGGCGGGTTTTGTGGCTTCTGTTGCATCGAATCCTATTGATGTTATAAAGACAAGGGTGATGAACATGAAGGTTGGGGCTTACAATGGAGCTTTGGATTGTGCTCTGAAGACTGTTAGGGCTGAAGGACCTCTTGCCCTTTATAAGGGTTTCATCCCTACAGTCTCAAGGCAGGGTCCTTTTACCGTTGTGCTCTTTGTCACCCTCGAACAAGTCAGGAAGCTGCTCAAGgggttttga
- the LOC114164581 gene encoding mitochondrial uncoupling protein 4-like gives MTVKGFFEGGVASIVAGCSTHPLDLIKVRMQLQETHILRPAFALHAPTPVPPPPPSGPISVGVRIVQAEGVAALFSGVSATMLRQTLYSTTRMGLYDVLKRHWTDPEQGTMPLSRKITAGLIAGGIGAAVGNPADVAMVRMQADGRAPAAERRNYKGVFDAIRRMSNQEGVGSLWRGSALTVNRAMIVTASQLASYDQFKETILGNGWMEDGLGTHVAASFAAGFVASVASNPIDVIKTRVMNMKVGAYNGALDCAMKTVKAEGPLALYKGFIPTVSRQGPFTVVLFVTLEQVRKLLKEF, from the coding sequence ATGACTGTAAAAGGGTTTTTTGAAGGTGGCGTTGCTTCCATCGTTGCAGGTTGCTCCACCCACCCACTCGACCTCATCAAAGTTCGCATGCAGCTTCAAGAAACGCACATCCTCCGCCCTGCGTTTGCGCTTCACGCGCCCACTCCAGTGCCACCTCCGCCTCCTTCCGGTCCTATATCCGTCGGCGTCAGGATCGTCCAGGCGGAGGGCGTCGCCGCGCTCTTTTCCGGCGTGTCCGCCACCATGCTCCGCCAGACGCTGTACTCCACCACCCGTATGGGTCTCTACGACGTGCTCAAGCGCCATTGGACCGACCCCGAGCAGGGCACCATGCCCCTCTCGCGAAAGATAACGGCGGGCCTGATCGCCGGAGGGATCGGCGCAGCAGTGGGGAACCCCGCCGACGTGGCCATGGTGCGCATGCAGGCCGATGGGCGGGCTCCGGCGGCGGAACGGCGCAACTACAAGGGCGTGTTCGACGCGATACGGCGCATGAGCAACCAGGAGGGGGTTGGCAGCTTGTGGCGCGGCTCAGCGCTTACGGTGAACCGCGCGATGATCGTGACGGCTTCTCAGTTGGCCTCGTACGACCAGTTTAAGGAAACTATCCTCGGAAACGGGTGGATGGAGGATGGGCTAGGGACCCATGTGGCAGCGAGTTTTGCGGCGGGTTTTGTGGCTTCTGTTGCATCGAATCCTATTGATGTTATAAAGACAAGGGTGATGAACATGAAGGTTGGGGCTTACAATGGAGCTTTGGATTGTGCTATGAAGACTGTTAAGGCTGAAGGACCTCTTGCCCTTTATAAGGGTTTCATCCCTACAGTCTCAAGGCAGGGTCCTTTTACCGTTGTGCTCTTTGTCACCCTCGAACAAGTCAGGAAGCTGCTCAAGGAGTTTTGA